A single genomic interval of Koleobacter methoxysyntrophicus harbors:
- a CDS encoding S-layer homology domain-containing protein, whose translation MNVGRFLSLVVLFSLLMSWPFCLPAKSGGNAKIEFSTPEYISKDTFSIEVMIKEVYNLYGFSAELQYNPEMLIVEEITSGDFISGDFIHQDIDNTAGRGLYVETRTGKTPGISGDGSMLKITLRALGSAAVDIDKIFKIELADDEGQVIPFELVPLTIDIDIEEPSLWIAPLPTRTNEANLIICGGYTGNMAWIKVNELDAEIDRKGKTFCSEITLKEGENIIQIRGEDPSGNSYTLQETVILDILPPLIHIDYPEDGVVVYTDSVEVRGMIEDEGFQNQLFIDGNSVPLNDGAFETIITLESCGAYTITLKAVDQAGNSSERNITVNFIYPDDIGEGGENGGNDGQGEDDNSERKDNKRRKTHNPKELKEVPGSKNKEPAMGYYTDIEGHWAAEYIKELRKAGILTPEGAEAFMPDRGINDREFVDLLTRVIHFYREEKDYSGEFIDAGMNKGILITGRLLKRYDMALITARVLNLKGEGNPPYFIDFHDIPGELSGVIEAVSEAGLMIGFDDMSFGGERIATRAQGAAVALRALRYLQKSDTVIEKLENKGRWKILSQTDPLIIENPPGDVTFTTEGTVLLKGSVQPGYSLKINGIEQELTEGRFNVIWPLNGGIYYKNKIEFSYYREGVKEGSKTIWVVMDEYPPNIEENGTVPEEGEYISSWSGRGLFPVTLSISDFQTGISDVSFEVELNGVPSTRILEIKQGSVLGIEVITGMKKGFDVGYLQGLPDGRYLLAGRFSDNAGNSGLFTREFTIDTLEPFAQITFPDNGQTISGQITVTGSVYDANIKEYRLEVGPGETPASWELSAAGDINIEDGEMGVIDTTRFADGPATMRLTVVDMAGNTGSAEILVVIENLSSQIPLTLSGQAVLQARGGAEGIHVCLETGEGEVAVYSDRDGGFVFEGLEPGIYTLRVSYAGYKACIEEVDLRGEQEIQKFITLKAGDIDGNGTIDKADLMMFMSYFSLSQSEPGWDARLDFVEDGTINICDLVLIAKNIE comes from the coding sequence GTGAATGTCGGGAGATTTTTATCACTAGTTGTATTATTTTCTCTGCTGATGTCCTGGCCGTTTTGTTTACCGGCAAAAAGCGGAGGGAATGCAAAGATCGAATTTAGTACCCCTGAATATATTTCAAAAGATACCTTCAGCATAGAGGTAATGATAAAAGAGGTATATAATCTTTACGGATTCTCGGCAGAGCTTCAATATAACCCTGAAATGCTGATAGTAGAAGAGATAACTTCAGGGGATTTTATTTCAGGTGATTTTATACATCAGGATATAGATAATACAGCCGGCCGGGGGCTTTATGTAGAAACAAGAACGGGAAAGACCCCGGGGATTTCGGGTGACGGCAGTATGCTTAAAATCACCCTTCGGGCCCTCGGCTCTGCTGCTGTAGATATTGATAAAATATTCAAAATAGAACTTGCTGATGATGAAGGTCAGGTGATCCCCTTTGAGCTTGTCCCCCTTACAATAGATATTGATATAGAAGAACCTTCTCTGTGGATTGCACCATTACCCACCAGGACCAATGAGGCAAACCTGATTATTTGCGGGGGGTATACCGGCAATATGGCGTGGATAAAAGTAAATGAGCTGGATGCAGAAATAGATAGGAAGGGAAAGACCTTTTGTTCGGAGATTACCCTCAAGGAGGGTGAAAATATCATCCAAATCCGCGGTGAAGACCCGTCAGGAAACTCCTATACACTGCAGGAAACAGTAATTCTTGACATTCTTCCCCCGCTAATTCATATAGATTATCCGGAAGACGGGGTTGTCGTTTATACTGACAGTGTTGAAGTAAGGGGAATGATAGAGGACGAAGGGTTTCAAAACCAGCTGTTTATTGATGGGAATTCAGTTCCCCTTAATGACGGTGCTTTTGAAACCATTATTACCTTAGAAAGTTGCGGGGCATATACCATAACCCTGAAGGCGGTTGATCAGGCCGGGAATAGCTCCGAGCGGAATATAACCGTAAACTTTATTTATCCTGACGATATTGGTGAAGGCGGGGAAAACGGGGGAAATGACGGTCAGGGAGAGGATGATAATAGCGAAAGGAAGGATAATAAAAGGCGCAAGACACATAACCCAAAAGAGTTGAAAGAAGTTCCGGGCAGTAAGAATAAAGAACCGGCTATGGGGTATTATACCGATATTGAAGGCCACTGGGCGGCAGAGTATATAAAAGAACTCAGGAAAGCCGGTATATTAACCCCTGAAGGGGCAGAAGCCTTTATGCCCGATAGGGGAATAAACGATAGGGAATTTGTTGACCTTTTAACACGGGTAATCCATTTTTATAGGGAAGAGAAGGATTACAGCGGTGAATTTATTGATGCGGGCATGAACAAGGGAATCCTTATTACGGGCAGACTCCTTAAAAGATATGATATGGCCCTTATTACAGCCAGGGTGCTTAACCTAAAAGGAGAGGGAAATCCTCCGTACTTTATAGATTTTCATGATATACCGGGGGAACTCAGTGGTGTAATTGAAGCCGTTTCAGAAGCCGGGCTTATGATAGGTTTCGATGACATGAGTTTTGGAGGGGAACGTATTGCTACCAGAGCCCAGGGAGCTGCTGTTGCCCTTCGAGCCCTTAGATATCTTCAGAAGAGCGATACTGTAATTGAGAAACTTGAAAATAAGGGGAGATGGAAAATACTTTCACAGACTGATCCCCTTATTATAGAAAACCCTCCGGGGGATGTAACCTTTACTACAGAGGGTACCGTGCTTTTAAAAGGAAGCGTGCAGCCGGGGTACAGCCTGAAAATAAATGGTATAGAACAAGAGTTAACAGAAGGCAGATTCAATGTTATCTGGCCGTTAAACGGTGGAATTTACTATAAAAATAAAATAGAGTTCTCTTATTACAGGGAGGGGGTGAAGGAAGGTTCAAAAACCATATGGGTTGTAATGGATGAATATCCCCCAAATATAGAGGAAAACGGGACCGTCCCCGAAGAAGGGGAGTATATTTCCTCCTGGTCCGGAAGGGGCCTTTTCCCCGTAACCCTTTCAATATCCGATTTTCAAACGGGTATAAGTGATGTTTCTTTTGAAGTTGAGCTCAATGGAGTGCCGTCTACCCGAATACTTGAGATAAAACAGGGGTCGGTGTTGGGGATAGAGGTTATAACAGGGATGAAAAAGGGATTTGATGTGGGATACCTCCAGGGTTTGCCGGACGGGAGGTATCTCCTGGCGGGCAGATTTTCCGATAATGCAGGGAATTCAGGGCTGTTTACCAGGGAGTTTACCATTGATACCTTAGAACCCTTTGCACAAATTACATTTCCCGATAATGGACAGACAATATCAGGGCAGATAACGGTGACGGGGTCGGTATATGATGCCAATATAAAGGAATACAGGCTGGAAGTAGGACCGGGTGAAACACCGGCATCATGGGAGCTGTCAGCAGCGGGTGATATCAATATTGAAGACGGAGAGATGGGGGTTATAGATACTACCCGGTTTGCCGACGGGCCGGCCACAATGAGGTTAACGGTCGTAGATATGGCAGGAAATACCGGTTCTGCGGAAATCCTTGTTGTTATAGAAAACCTTTCCAGCCAAATACCTTTAACCCTCAGCGGGCAGGCAGTGCTCCAGGCCAGGGGAGGCGCTGAAGGCATTCATGTTTGCCTTGAAACAGGTGAAGGTGAAGTAGCGGTTTATAGCGACCGGGACGGCGGATTTGTTTTTGAGGGTCTGGAACCGGGGATTTACACCCTTAGGGTAAGTTATGCCGGATATAAGGCTTGTATTGAGGAAGTAGATTTGCGGGGGGAGCAAGAGATTCAAAAGTTTATAACATTAAAAGCAGGTGATATTGATGGTAATGGTACTATAGATAAGGCAGACCTGATGATGTTTATGTCATATTTTTCCCTTAGTCAGTCGGAACCGGGCTGGGATGCGCGCCTGGATTTTGTAGAAGACGGCACAATAAATATATGTGATTTAGTGCTGATTGCTAAAAATATTGAATAA
- a CDS encoding S-layer homology domain-containing protein, whose translation MRWKPAAKAIGSFIVTVMLLNLLISFAAASSAEFTDVSEDNWAKPYIEKMALKGVITGRGGGRFAPEDKVTRNEVVTMLVRILGYTDIPEDRVIPDSFKGPYLVTEWARKYVAVGVEEGIIAGEDLENFRGDEAAKRYEVAVFAVRALGLEEKARALKNIDMDFKDISEIPMAYRNYVQIAVEKGIITGFEDGTFRPNENISRAQAAALFARVDALLNKLTAREEKGILIKVSTQDLPAVTIRKEDGSERNISVNNSTSIYRHWKKASLQDLVLGDHITVILSSWGSYAEYLEAHEKELFQPLRLTQKITGTVKQVNPQTNLLVITLPTGTDMPYKTASNALIVLDNEVVELGDLAFGQTASIEVDQETGEVVKIKAESVEKEVKGTVYSIFYGGVNFDSIITVNNEDGERETYKISDNAIITRDGKSALLENIQNTDMVHLEIKGSRVVKIIAESAVKTAKGIVKGISFISEKPEITLVSDDKEVTYPVDNNADVERNDRGSKLSDIRKGDKVTLTLTYNIVTEIEAESVNKSVEGTIEGFSLMEDLSITVLTRDNKKETFVLAPDARIKMDGNEITIDELPLGVKGYYVDLRAESDVVVRMDIETKDPQGEIRGKVKHVNKDAQLIVVSVELYIDGKKQYIDRVVYYDEEDTLFVEGNSTVRAKYIDRYLESGDSVTIFGKYQVDGTFIADLVKW comes from the coding sequence ATGAGATGGAAACCGGCAGCAAAAGCGATTGGCAGTTTTATAGTGACGGTTATGCTGCTGAACCTATTAATTAGCTTTGCAGCAGCAAGCTCAGCAGAATTCACTGATGTAAGTGAGGACAATTGGGCAAAACCTTATATAGAGAAAATGGCTTTAAAAGGCGTTATTACGGGTCGGGGAGGCGGGAGGTTTGCCCCTGAAGATAAGGTTACAAGGAACGAAGTTGTAACTATGCTGGTTCGGATCCTAGGATATACGGATATCCCTGAAGACAGGGTGATTCCCGACAGTTTCAAAGGACCGTACCTGGTCACTGAATGGGCCAGAAAATATGTTGCTGTAGGGGTGGAAGAAGGGATAATAGCAGGCGAAGATCTGGAAAACTTCAGGGGTGATGAGGCGGCAAAACGGTACGAGGTAGCAGTATTTGCCGTAAGGGCTTTAGGCCTTGAGGAAAAAGCCCGAGCCCTTAAAAATATAGACATGGATTTTAAGGACATATCGGAGATCCCTATGGCCTACCGGAACTATGTGCAGATAGCTGTAGAAAAGGGCATTATAACGGGGTTTGAAGATGGCACCTTTAGACCCAATGAAAATATCAGCAGGGCTCAGGCAGCTGCCCTGTTTGCCAGGGTGGATGCCTTATTAAATAAACTTACTGCCAGAGAGGAAAAAGGGATACTTATTAAAGTGAGTACCCAGGACCTGCCTGCAGTTACCATAAGGAAGGAAGATGGTTCTGAAAGGAACATTTCGGTAAATAATTCGACCTCCATATACAGACACTGGAAAAAAGCATCCCTTCAGGACCTGGTATTGGGAGACCATATAACCGTTATTCTCAGTTCATGGGGTTCTTATGCAGAATACCTGGAAGCCCATGAAAAGGAACTCTTTCAGCCATTAAGGCTAACTCAGAAAATTACGGGGACCGTAAAACAGGTGAATCCACAGACTAATCTCCTTGTTATAACCCTACCCACGGGGACGGATATGCCTTATAAAACAGCTTCGAATGCCCTCATTGTTCTGGACAATGAGGTGGTTGAACTGGGCGACTTAGCCTTCGGCCAGACTGCCAGCATTGAAGTAGACCAGGAAACGGGTGAAGTGGTTAAAATAAAGGCAGAAAGCGTAGAAAAGGAGGTAAAGGGAACGGTCTACTCAATTTTCTATGGCGGAGTGAATTTTGATTCTATAATCACGGTAAATAACGAAGATGGTGAAAGGGAGACGTACAAGATATCCGATAATGCGATAATCACGAGGGACGGAAAATCAGCCCTCCTTGAAAACATACAGAATACCGACATGGTTCACCTGGAGATAAAGGGCAGCAGGGTAGTAAAGATAATTGCTGAAAGTGCTGTAAAGACAGCTAAGGGAATTGTGAAGGGTATTTCCTTTATAAGCGAAAAGCCTGAAATTACGCTAGTTTCAGATGATAAGGAAGTAACATATCCAGTTGATAATAATGCTGATGTGGAAAGGAATGACAGGGGTTCAAAGCTTTCGGATATAAGAAAGGGGGACAAGGTAACCCTGACCCTTACTTATAATATCGTTACGGAAATCGAAGCTGAGAGCGTCAACAAGAGTGTAGAAGGCACCATCGAAGGATTCAGCCTAATGGAAGACCTTTCAATCACTGTTTTAACCAGGGATAATAAAAAGGAAACCTTTGTCCTTGCTCCTGATGCCAGGATTAAGATGGACGGTAATGAAATAACCATTGATGAGCTTCCCCTGGGCGTAAAAGGGTATTATGTGGACCTGAGGGCAGAAAGCGATGTGGTTGTAAGAATGGATATAGAAACCAAAGATCCCCAGGGAGAAATCAGGGGGAAGGTAAAACACGTAAATAAAGATGCCCAACTTATAGTTGTATCGGTAGAATTGTACATCGATGGCAAAAAACAATACATCGACAGGGTCGTATATTATGATGAAGAAGATACCCTTTTTGTTGAAGGGAATTCAACCGTTAGGGCGAAGTATATCGACAGGTACCTTGAATCGGGGGATAGCGTGACGATTTTCGGAAAATACCAGGTTGATGGAACATTTATAGCTGACCTGGTTAAATGGTAA
- a CDS encoding S-layer homology domain-containing protein, whose amino-acid sequence MKKARLIKTLLVFTIIFTIIVSTAQAAPPPGKGPKKFKQKDRIFFEDVTDTLNWAKDAIDKMFLKGIIKGYGANMFKPNRHVTHLEGIIMALRIMGWEDEAFELETIPEKVKNIKSISWALGFNYVTVALEKGLLKAEELLYFNPNEPAKRYEIARYIIRALDMEEEAEERMNAKLPFKDAGQVPKDAVGYVALINELGIMVGDRNGKFHANKPLTRAEMAVLISRVDDLVEVEDEGKDNKGEVVDIDGDDLTITLLLRNDFEKTFSFLEGVPVYRNKSFYDIDDLRIGDIVQLTLNKDGKVIFIDVLSRENVDKILRVVEGRITALTIADKSTVTMNTYGHTDETFEFTDNTKILIDGKRARIEDLKIGDWAKAQVRSNREIVEISVRVKREFEGEVISTTLKNPLSIRIKTENGDRYTLNVDENVKVTRERKRVSFRTIEKGEYVKLVLIRGVVTEIEIIDEESEFEDEDEEFEAEGILKEIRIGEKIYITILIQKDDKGQKHVERKYEVSDEVEIELEGEGADIYDLKPGYTVEIEGNNGIVTKIDAEIRDEGENEDEEIDENEDGEVEDENNGD is encoded by the coding sequence ATGAAGAAAGCTAGACTTATAAAGACGTTGCTGGTTTTTACAATAATCTTCACCATTATAGTTTCAACGGCGCAGGCTGCACCACCACCAGGAAAAGGCCCTAAGAAATTCAAACAGAAGGATAGAATCTTCTTTGAAGATGTTACCGATACCCTGAATTGGGCAAAGGATGCCATAGATAAGATGTTCTTAAAAGGCATAATTAAAGGGTATGGGGCAAATATGTTTAAACCGAACCGGCATGTAACCCATCTTGAAGGCATAATAATGGCCCTCAGAATAATGGGTTGGGAAGATGAGGCATTTGAACTGGAAACAATACCGGAAAAGGTCAAAAATATCAAATCTATTTCATGGGCTTTAGGCTTTAATTATGTGACCGTAGCCCTGGAAAAAGGGCTTTTAAAAGCTGAAGAGCTTTTGTATTTCAATCCAAATGAACCTGCTAAACGATATGAGATAGCCAGGTATATAATCAGAGCCCTGGATATGGAAGAAGAGGCCGAAGAGAGGATGAACGCCAAGCTGCCCTTTAAGGACGCAGGTCAGGTACCCAAAGATGCTGTAGGTTACGTTGCCCTTATAAACGAATTGGGGATAATGGTGGGGGATAGAAACGGCAAGTTTCATGCCAATAAACCTTTAACCAGGGCGGAAATGGCAGTGCTCATCAGCAGGGTGGATGACTTAGTAGAAGTTGAAGATGAAGGAAAGGATAATAAAGGGGAAGTTGTGGATATAGACGGGGATGACCTGACCATAACCCTCCTTTTAAGGAATGACTTTGAGAAGACCTTCAGTTTCCTTGAGGGGGTCCCTGTATACAGGAATAAATCCTTTTATGATATCGATGACCTGCGGATTGGGGACATTGTTCAGTTGACATTAAATAAAGACGGTAAAGTAATATTTATTGACGTGCTGAGTCGTGAAAATGTAGACAAAATACTGAGGGTTGTTGAAGGCAGGATAACTGCCCTAACAATTGCCGATAAGTCAACGGTTACCATGAACACTTATGGTCATACCGACGAAACCTTTGAATTCACCGATAATACTAAGATCCTCATTGATGGTAAAAGGGCCCGGATCGAGGATCTGAAAATAGGGGATTGGGCAAAGGCACAGGTAAGGAGCAACAGGGAGATAGTTGAAATTTCCGTGAGGGTTAAGAGAGAATTTGAGGGGGAAGTGATATCCACTACTCTGAAGAACCCTTTATCCATCAGGATAAAAACCGAAAATGGTGACAGATATACCCTTAACGTAGATGAGAATGTTAAAGTTACCAGAGAAAGGAAGAGGGTTTCCTTTAGAACTATAGAAAAAGGGGAATATGTAAAACTGGTACTGATTAGAGGGGTAGTCACTGAAATAGAGATTATTGATGAAGAGTCTGAATTTGAGGATGAAGATGAAGAATTTGAAGCAGAAGGCATCCTGAAGGAAATACGCATCGGAGAAAAAATATATATAACTATACTGATACAAAAAGACGATAAAGGTCAGAAGCATGTTGAACGGAAATACGAAGTATCGGATGAAGTTGAGATCGAGCTGGAAGGAGAAGGAGCAGATATATATGACCTGAAACCGGGCTATACAGTTGAAATTGAGGGCAATAACGGTATAGTTACTAAAATAGATGCTGAGATCCGGGATGAAGGCGAAAACGAAGATGAGGAAATTGATGAAAATGAAGATGGGGAAGTTGAAGATGAAAATAATGGTGATTGA
- a CDS encoding acylphosphatase: MVRIRTYLSGIVQGVGMRYYVSRLANRFDITGYVKNLPDGRVEIIAEGPENQIRTFLERIKKTPVGSIDNIETEWEPYKNEFTQFEVRF, from the coding sequence ATGGTCAGAATCCGTACGTATTTAAGCGGAATAGTTCAGGGCGTGGGTATGCGCTATTATGTTTCCAGGCTGGCAAACAGATTTGATATTACAGGTTATGTAAAAAATCTCCCTGACGGAAGGGTAGAAATAATAGCAGAAGGCCCTGAGAATCAAATAAGAACCTTCCTGGAAAGGATAAAAAAGACCCCCGTGGGCAGTATCGATAATATTGAGACAGAATGGGAGCCTTACAAAAATGAATTCACCCAATTTGAAGTAAGGTTTTAA
- a CDS encoding DMT family transporter: protein MPISGGYFFLIAALLAGVAMAVQGSINSALGKVIGLWEATFLVHLSAAIILLLILFVFHMGKGDLALCSKAPWYLYLGGLIGVLITFGVVISIPKLGVAVATTAIIVGQVLTALIIDHFGLFGLKEISFTWIKFLGLVLLALGAKLLLN, encoded by the coding sequence ATGCCTATTTCCGGAGGATATTTTTTTCTTATTGCTGCCCTTTTAGCGGGCGTTGCAATGGCCGTTCAGGGGTCGATTAATTCAGCCCTTGGCAAGGTTATCGGTTTATGGGAGGCCACCTTTTTGGTTCACCTCAGTGCAGCAATAATACTCCTTTTAATCCTATTTGTATTCCATATGGGAAAAGGAGACCTGGCCCTGTGCTCTAAAGCGCCGTGGTACCTGTATCTGGGAGGGCTTATCGGGGTTTTGATAACCTTCGGAGTAGTTATAAGCATCCCCAAACTGGGTGTGGCTGTAGCAACTACGGCTATAATAGTAGGACAGGTATTAACGGCATTAATTATAGACCATTTCGGCTTATTCGGTTTAAAGGAGATTTCCTTTACATGGATAAAATTTTTGGGTCTTGTTTTGCTTGCACTGGGTGCAAAATTGCTCCTCAACTGA
- a CDS encoding thioesterase family protein: MEFSIRKGLKGEKRIKVEDRHTAAHFGSGGVYVLATPVMIGLMEGASLELMAKHLPEGYTTVGTSVNIKHLAATPVGMEVIAKTELIEIDGRRLVFKVEAFDEVDKIGEGIHERFIVDEERFMKKNEEKKAKR; this comes from the coding sequence ATGGAATTTAGTATCCGGAAAGGGTTAAAAGGTGAAAAGAGGATAAAAGTGGAGGACAGGCATACGGCTGCCCATTTTGGGAGCGGAGGGGTTTATGTCCTTGCAACCCCTGTTATGATCGGCTTGATGGAAGGGGCATCCCTGGAGCTGATGGCAAAACACCTGCCCGAAGGCTATACAACCGTTGGAACCTCCGTTAATATTAAACACCTTGCAGCAACCCCGGTAGGTATGGAGGTAATTGCAAAAACGGAGCTTATTGAAATAGATGGCAGGAGATTGGTCTTCAAGGTTGAGGCCTTTGATGAAGTTGATAAGATCGGCGAAGGTATCCATGAGAGGTTTATTGTTGATGAGGAAAGGTTTATGAAAAAAAATGAGGAGAAAAAAGCTAAAAGGTAA
- the ftsH gene encoding ATP-dependent zinc metalloprotease FtsH, giving the protein MNKFFRNISFYLLIVILILSLVQWYSTRDNDIAKIDYTQLIKAVNSNQISEIVIVNKNITGKMKDGRKFTSYIPDVGLFLTKINDKIEAGEIKVETQPPPEPPWWAQILPSIFLVLLFVGAWFFFMQQSQGGGSRVMSFGKSRAKLHTDDRKRVTFKDVAGVDEAKEELEEVVEFLKHPKKFVELGARIPKGVLLVGPPGTGKTLLARAVAGEAGVPFFSISGSDFVEMFVGVGASRVRDLFEQAKKNSPCIVFIDEIDAVGRQRGAGLGGGHDEREQTLNQLLVEMDGFGINEGIIIIAATNRPDILDPALLRPGRFDRQVVVDRPDVKGREEILKVHARGKPLEENIDLGVLARRTPGFTGADLENLINEAALLAARRNKKKIQMLELEEAITRVIAGPEKKSRVMSERERRLVAYHEAGHAVVAQLLPNVDPVHEVSIVPRGRAGGYTMILPKEDRFFMAKSELLEQITHLLGGRVSEALVLHEISTGAQNDLERATEIARRMIMEFGMSEKLGSLTFGNKHDEVFLGRDLARHRNYSEEVAAAIDKEVREIIDTCYKRAETLLKENIRKLHKVAEVLLEKEKLDAKQFQEVFASA; this is encoded by the coding sequence TTGAACAAGTTTTTTCGCAATATAAGCTTCTATCTGCTTATTGTTATTTTGATACTATCATTAGTCCAGTGGTATTCTACCAGGGACAATGATATAGCCAAAATAGATTATACCCAGCTTATAAAAGCTGTTAACAGTAATCAGATTTCGGAGATAGTTATAGTTAACAAGAACATTACCGGTAAGATGAAAGATGGCAGAAAATTTACCAGCTATATCCCGGATGTAGGTCTATTTCTAACGAAAATAAATGACAAGATTGAAGCAGGTGAAATCAAAGTAGAAACCCAGCCACCCCCAGAACCCCCGTGGTGGGCCCAGATTCTTCCATCCATATTCTTGGTACTCCTGTTCGTAGGAGCCTGGTTTTTCTTTATGCAGCAGTCCCAAGGCGGTGGAAGCCGGGTAATGTCCTTCGGAAAGAGCAGAGCTAAGCTTCATACCGATGACAGGAAAAGGGTAACTTTTAAGGATGTAGCGGGAGTGGATGAGGCAAAAGAAGAACTGGAGGAGGTAGTGGAATTTTTAAAACACCCTAAGAAGTTTGTGGAACTGGGTGCCCGGATACCGAAAGGGGTATTGCTCGTAGGGCCCCCGGGAACGGGGAAGACCCTGCTTGCTAGAGCGGTAGCCGGAGAAGCCGGGGTTCCATTTTTCAGCATAAGCGGTTCTGACTTTGTTGAGATGTTCGTTGGTGTAGGGGCTTCCCGCGTAAGGGACCTGTTTGAGCAGGCCAAGAAAAATTCGCCCTGTATTGTGTTTATAGATGAAATAGATGCCGTGGGCCGACAGAGGGGCGCAGGCCTGGGCGGCGGGCACGATGAAAGGGAACAGACCTTAAACCAGTTATTAGTTGAAATGGATGGATTTGGGATAAACGAAGGAATAATAATAATCGCAGCAACTAACAGGCCGGATATCCTGGACCCTGCCCTTTTGAGGCCGGGCAGGTTTGACAGACAGGTTGTTGTTGACAGACCCGATGTTAAAGGTAGAGAAGAAATCCTTAAGGTTCATGCCAGAGGTAAACCCCTGGAAGAGAATATTGACCTAGGGGTTTTGGCAAGGAGAACCCCTGGATTTACGGGGGCAGACCTGGAGAATCTGATTAATGAAGCTGCTCTTCTGGCAGCCAGGAGGAATAAAAAGAAGATTCAGATGCTGGAACTGGAAGAGGCTATTACGAGGGTTATTGCAGGCCCAGAGAAAAAGAGCAGGGTGATGAGTGAAAGGGAAAGAAGGCTGGTAGCCTATCACGAAGCCGGTCATGCGGTAGTAGCCCAACTCCTTCCCAATGTGGACCCTGTCCATGAAGTTTCAATAGTCCCGAGAGGCAGAGCCGGCGGATATACGATGATTCTTCCTAAAGAGGACAGATTCTTTATGGCTAAATCGGAACTTCTAGAACAGATAACCCACCTTCTCGGCGGGAGGGTTTCTGAGGCCCTTGTCCTTCATGAAATTAGCACAGGGGCGCAGAATGACCTGGAAAGGGCAACAGAGATTGCAAGGAGAATGATAATGGAGTTCGGTATGAGTGAAAAACTGGGTTCTCTAACCTTCGGCAATAAACACGATGAAGTATTTTTAGGCAGAGATCTGGCACGACACAGGAATTACAGCGAAGAAGTCGCTGCAGCTATTGATAAAGAAGTAAGGGAGATAATCGATACTTGCTACAAGAGAGCCGAAACCCTTCTTAAAGAAAATATAAGAAAGCTCCACAAGGTGGCAGAGGTTTTGCTGGAAAAGGAAAAATTGGATGCAAAACAATTCCAGGAAGTATTTGCAAGTGCATAG
- the hpt gene encoding hypoxanthine phosphoribosyltransferase, whose translation MLNQDIERVLITREEISTRIKELGEQITRDYQEKNLLLVGVLKGAVVFMADLMREIRTTVDIDFMDVSSYGSSTESSGVVRILKDLDTDIQGKHIIIVEDIIDSGLTLNYLTKLLQSRNPASIKVCVLLDKPERRDLEVAIHYRGFSVPNEFIVGYGLDYDGKYRNLPDICILKPEVYRA comes from the coding sequence TTGTTAAACCAGGATATAGAAAGGGTTCTTATTACCAGAGAAGAGATTAGCACCAGAATAAAGGAACTGGGGGAACAGATTACCCGGGATTACCAGGAGAAAAACCTGCTGCTGGTTGGTGTTTTAAAAGGGGCAGTGGTATTTATGGCTGATTTGATGAGGGAAATCCGTACCACCGTTGACATAGATTTTATGGATGTCTCGAGTTACGGCTCATCTACCGAATCATCTGGGGTAGTCCGGATATTAAAGGACTTGGACACCGATATCCAGGGAAAGCATATTATCATAGTTGAAGATATAATTGACTCGGGTTTAACTTTAAATTACCTTACGAAGCTCCTTCAGTCCCGGAACCCTGCCAGTATAAAGGTATGTGTGCTCCTCGATAAGCCCGAACGGAGGGATTTAGAGGTAGCAATCCACTATAGGGGTTTTTCTGTACCCAATGAGTTCATAGTAGGTTATGGGCTTGATTATGATGGGAAATACAGAAACCTTCCCGATATTTGTATTCTAAAACCCGAAGTCTACCGGGCTTAA